The nucleotide window AGCGAGAAGAGTTTGTCAAGAGAGTGGCACTCCGCTTAATCCAATCTAACGATTTGGTTGCTTATGAAGATTTGAATGTTCAAGGGTTGGTGAGAAATCGACATCTAGCAAAATCAATTAGTGATGCAGGATGGTATTTATTTCGACGTTGGTTGGAATATTTTGGCTATAAGTATGGAAAGGTTACGGTTGCTGTACCTCCTTACAACACAAGTCAAAAATGCTCCTATTGTGGTCAGAAAGTGCAGAAGTCTTTATCAACTAGAACTCATATTTGTTCGCATTGCGGGTTCATAGAAGATCGAGATATAAATGCCGCAATTAACATCCTGAAATTAGCGCTATGTACGGTGGGGCACACCGGATCTAAAGCTTGGGGAGATTTGCCCTCTAGCCTGGTTGGAGCAATCCTGGTAGGTTATGGTGAGTCTATGAACCAAGAATCCTCGCACTTATAGGGCGAGGAGTGTCAATTACACGCTCAATCCAAAATCTAAAGTCTAAAATCAATTATGCTCCCATTCCTGAATATCGTTTCAGTCCCCGACGCCACAACCAGCGATTGCAGACAAAAAAGAACAAGCACCAACCCAGCATAGTTAAAAATCCTTTTACCACATCTACTGGTAATCCTATCAACAAAGCAGCTGGAAAATGAACCAAATAGGGAAACGGAGTCCAAAGCACGACTTCTCGCACCCCTGGTGGAAAAAGTTCGAGAGGCGCAACCATACCAGAGAGAAATAGGTAGAGCAAAAACCAGAATTGATCGATCGCGGATGCTCGCTCTATCCAAAAAGCGAACATCGCAAAAGTATACTGAATTAAAAAGCGTAAAATGAAAGCGATCGCCAACGCCGGTACGCACAGCAAAAAGCTTTGCAGACTCGGTAGCCAAACCGCTTGGGGGTAGAGTATAAAAAACAACACCATTAATGCGATCGCGAATGGCAACCGAGCAAAGCGTTCCGAAATATGAGAGGCGACGTGATGCCAAGCCGGGTCTAGAGGCTGTAACAACCTGGGAGAAAGCTTTCCTTCCACCACCTCTTTCTCAAAATCCCAAATCACCCACACCACCGAAAACTGGCGTACAAAGAAAACAACCAGAAAGTAGCGAGCAAACTCCACTGGTGTCAATCCGAACCTGCCACCTTGCGCCGCCTGCATCCAAATTCCCATCATAATCAGCGGCAAAGACCCGGACAAAACCCACAACACCAGTTCTGCCCGATACTCCACCATATGAGCGTAGTAGACTTCAAGCAGCACGCTCGCTTTTCTAAAAATCCCTTTCATCAAGCTACCCCCGCACGAAACACTCGACCGATAACTTCTTCGATCGGCGGGTCAGTCACAGTCAAATCCAATACCTGTAATTCCGCAAGTATACGGGCAACCGTCCGGGTCAGGGCTTCCCGCTGCACCAACAAACGCACCTCCCGACCTTCCACCGTTTCCAGTTCCCCGTATTGCGACAAATCGGTTTCCGACACAGCTTGGGCTAACTCCACCTTAACTTCCCGGTAAGGGGCGAACCGCTGCAACAGCCCTTCCAAACTCCCATCGTAAATTAGCAGCCCTTGGTGAATCAACAAAACGCGATCGCAAAGAGCCGTAATATCCGCCATATAATGACTGGTCAGAAGCACCGTCGCCTGGTATCGCTGATTGTACTCCCGCAAAAAATCTCGCACACCCA belongs to Aerosakkonema funiforme FACHB-1375 and includes:
- a CDS encoding ABC transporter permease — translated: MKGIFRKASVLLEVYYAHMVEYRAELVLWVLSGSLPLIMMGIWMQAAQGGRFGLTPVEFARYFLVVFFVRQFSVVWVIWDFEKEVVEGKLSPRLLQPLDPAWHHVASHISERFARLPFAIALMVLFFILYPQAVWLPSLQSFLLCVPALAIAFILRFLIQYTFAMFAFWIERASAIDQFWFLLYLFLSGMVAPLELFPPGVREVVLWTPFPYLVHFPAALLIGLPVDVVKGFLTMLGWCLFFFVCNRWLWRRGLKRYSGMGA